In Drosophila miranda strain MSH22 chromosome XR, D.miranda_PacBio2.1, whole genome shotgun sequence, the genomic window ttggctctgtactgtgggctgctttgagagcagcttccgaagcctagcggtttcgggcactttctcaatgttggagcagaagtttctccacgagttcctttgtgccttacgtatttccttcttgtagctcctaagtgggattttatattcctcattgacaatctcttcgttcgcttgtttggcgatcttgaagaattccttgaggttgttcctctggagagagagatctcggttccaccagagtggcttggacctcctcttcgttctcgagggtttgcacgatgcatggcgttcagtaactcgttggatagggtctttagggagGAGGTCTTTTGGGGAGAGTGAAACTTGCTCCAAAACTTTTGAAGGCAAAGAAAGTGAATTTCAACCGTAACTCGGGGTCGCATCTCCCCACCCCCTCACCCcctcgccccaccccttttaGCCGCTGCCTCGTTGCTGTAACAAATTGATAGGCGCTTAGAGCCGCCTGCCGCTTGCCGGTTGCTGGAAAGTGAAATTATTTCTATTTACGCTTCAATTATTGAATGATTTTCGTTCATTTATTGGCCGGCCATTTACTGCGATGGTGGATGGGGGACATCGCAGGCATCGCAGGAAGTCCAAAGGATCTTTATTAAATAAAGTTCGTTAATatgaataataatatttaataataaaatataataaatcaaatatttatatatttaagtaaaatatttttatatttcaaataattataataaataataaatatgtatgtatatattaaatttatttttgtttcaatACTGAAGAGATTGTGCCACACATTGCAACAACAGAGCACGGGTCGCAGGAACAGCCCCGGATCGGTCGGCCCTCAGGCCCATTGTATCGTCCATCGCAATCCCATCGGGTCCATCCTGGCGCAGGGACCTCCACAAAGTGAATGGaatcgtattcgtattcgtattcgtattcgtagtaGGCGTGCCCTCCTCGACAGAGTACTCAGATTTGTGCCCACAAATTGTCAGGAATCGTGCCAGTCAGTCCAGTCGGAGTTTAATTCAGAATCGAAAAGGTTTTCGTCGGCTTGAGAGCTTTGTGAATTGTGAAATTGTTGTTTGgagttttgtttgtgtttctcgattttcatttttcatttttcagttttcgatttttgttatttgttCGAAATGGACCTGGACCTCCTTTCCAGTAAGGAGTCGTTGGACAAGTGCGTGGAGTTTGACCTGCCCCCGGTCGCGGTGGGCGACAGCACCCGCGGATGCATCATCCGTAACCTGCGCGTTGCCATTTCGGGCACGTTCCAGAGCAAACCGAAGGCTGCTGCTTCGGCCAAGAAGAACGCGACTCCTGGGCGTGGCACCACACGCGGCGGCAAGGCGACTCCTGGGCGTGGCACCACACGCGGCGGCAACGCGACGCCCGCAGCGGAGACCGGGGGACGTCCGAgtcgcaacagcagcaagcaGAGCGCTCCTCCTGGTCGTCGCGCGATTTCCCAAGGCCTGGACAACCCACCCGTCCGGGGGCGCTCTGTGGGAGGGTACTCGCTGCGCAGTCGCAGCGCTGTGTCGATGGCCAGGGCCAGAGTGCTGATCACATCCTTGCCAGGCGAACGGCGGGAGGAGGACGCACCCCAAGGCCGCTGCTACGGACCGCAGAGACGCCGCTCGTACCTGGATCTGGACCAGGATCTGGCCCAGCTGAACTGGACCGGCCATCAGGAGGATGCTGGCTCACGCCACCCATTCAGCGGCTCGGCTCGTCGCCAGGGCGGGCGGGTGGCGCCTCTCCACCCGGGCACCCGCATGGAGCCCACCGGGCAGAGCCACTCACAGGTGTCCGTGCCCCCCATGGCACACTTTCGTCGGCTATGCCGCGCTCTGGATCGTCACTACAGTCCCCTGTCGCACTTCCTCGTGTTCCTGGCTGGGATGCTGGCCACTCTGCTGTGCGTGGCCCTGACGCCCGCCAACCAATATCTCTAAAAGGACTTGCACTCGAACACTGAAAGGGGCAGCGGTTTCCACAACGGGCTGCAGATACACCATACACTACGCAAGATACACGACACACGATACCGATACGTGCTTGAGTTCCATCGCCGATCGAAGACTGTTCTGCCCCACAAATATTTGCATTGAATAAACGAGGAGGAATCTCCTCAAAGAATTCCACACCAgactacagatacagatacagatacagatacagatacagatacagatacaggatACTGGTGGAGCTCCTCTTGGATCGTCCTGTGGGGCAGGTCGCCTAGGTCGGTGGAGTATTTTTGTGTGACTTTTGTCGGAATTAATCCGATTGAGGCATTTCTGAGGATGTTGTGTGGCAAGTGCTGCATGCCTGATAAATCGTGGGCTTTTGGGCCATTGGTTGAGCAATAACTCGCATTttcccggacccggacccagacccggacccggacccggacccggatcGGCCTCAATTCACGCATAAAATCCGCAATCAAATGTAAatggaacgagggggaacgttgtgagttgctgcggacaccgcaactctacggttatacccgatactaagtcagtatggctctcctccggcagacgccgctaatattaaacgacacgacaaagagtgcgtgcgagagagacagaaaatcagtctgagcgtgacgtcgggcgctgcgaagccagtgcaaattgatttgttcctattggctataaaaatgatctgatctgatccagattcagcagtctgatagatatggtcattatctatgattctgcgtttttagttttctcgaatgtgcaatattgtggatgcaacagattttcgtcctttgtgtgggcggaagggggtggggcgaaattttgaaacaaactcgtctcggtccgatatattaggagtgtggataccaaatttggttgctctagcttttgtagtctctgagatctaggcgctaatgttttactctaagcaaagccgcctatgctacgtgtgtgttagagagagacagggcgagaaaaaatgaaattgttttcttgatgctggctataataatgattccgcagtcttaaagatatggtcattctctacaattctacgtttttggttttctcatatctttaaaattgtggatgccacagattttcgtcctttgtggggcggaagtgggcggggcgaagttttgaaatatttttgtagcagtgacatatcacagaagtctggatccaaaacatcgttgctctagctcttatagtctttgagcactaggcgctgaaggggacggacagacggacagacggacagacggacggacggacagacagacagggctcaatcgactcggctattgatgctgatcaagaatatatataccttatggggtcggaaacgattccttctggactttacacacatccacttttaccacaaatctaatataccccaatactcattttgagtatcgggtataaggttaggttaggttaacccggacggccctcagcggggccacgcataggccaatatggcccttagttatccggatgggggtgtgtatgaaccgtcgcgggagtgttaatgtggttttaaaaagtccccgagaatcgaggtgtttttagcataggccagcagttcctgtggcgtccttttggaggcatcttccagtgatgccaacactggggcgcccaggtatctcctccttgcccttgagagagccggacagttgcagatgagatgttccagggtttcgatagccccaggttcctcacatttcctacaactgtctctgttggtgatgcctagctttgctgcatgtgcagcagccagacagtgacctgttagtatccccactagcaatctacagtcctttcgtgataggtgcagtaggtagtggctaagtttctcgttgcgctccttgcacattatcttcgaggttctgcaggtggtggtacacttccacctgctatcagtctgtgctctagcctgcttctctagatcgccttgcagcgttctgagggagacaggcacgttctcggttctcctattctccagcccgacgccttccttagctagtacgtccgccgcttcgtttccttcgatgccctggtggctgggaacccaatagatccgcactgtctttgtcgtgcttaggatgtctaatgcctccctgctcgccaagacacttctggaactgaccgcggacgactgcatggatcttatcgccgcttggctgtcgacgaataggttgaccgcatcgtgtgctcgttctgttaggagagcgacctccgctgccttcccgatggcaaaaacttctgcctggaatatgctgcattggtccggtagcttatacgacagccttatctcagggtctgtacagtataggcccgctcctactcctccttccatcttggagccgtctgtgtatatattgaggtgctcagtttggtcccttccaattttccagtcttcaggtcccaaagatgtggttgttttgacgtcaaggcaagtttggggggtcatgtaatcagttgatctggtcatgtccctgccaattgaactgtgcccgtatccttgtatggataggtttcctgatgctataaggcgttgtgctgcctttcccgcaatcaggcgagcgtgaatgtccagggggtcgattccgagtatggtttcgagtgcttttgttggggttgacctcagcgcccctgtaatacagagcagagcctgtcgctgagtcttttcctTAAgcttatttttttatttatttatttatttatttatttattaaattaacaaattatctgttaataatggtacttagttactgaaggcagaaaaagataaattaaaagttagctaaatttaaatgattataaatattgcatgcaattagtttaagagacagttcaggggatagggttagacagagggagttataattatggcataaaaccctaaaaggttcatgatcagcataattagac contains:
- the LOC117186517 gene encoding uncharacterized protein LOC117186517 isoform X2; the encoded protein is MDLDLLSSKESLDKCVEFDLPPVAVGDSTRGCIIRNLRVAISGTFQSKPKAAASAKKNATPGRGTTRGGNATPAAETGGRPSRNSSKQSAPPGRRAISQGLDNPPVRGRSVGGYSLRSRSAVSMARARVLITSLPGERREEDAPQGRCYGPQRRRSYLDLDQDLAQLNWTGHQEDAGSRHPFSGSARRQGGRVAPLHPGTRMEPTGQSHSQVSVPPMAHFRRLCRALDRHYSPLSHFLVFLAGMLATLLCVALTPANQYL
- the LOC117186517 gene encoding uncharacterized protein LOC117186517 isoform X1 produces the protein MDLDLLSSKESLDKCVEFDLPPVAVGDSTRGCIIRNLRVAISGTFQSKPKAAASAKKNATPGRGTTRGGKATPGRGTTRGGNATPAAETGGRPSRNSSKQSAPPGRRAISQGLDNPPVRGRSVGGYSLRSRSAVSMARARVLITSLPGERREEDAPQGRCYGPQRRRSYLDLDQDLAQLNWTGHQEDAGSRHPFSGSARRQGGRVAPLHPGTRMEPTGQSHSQVSVPPMAHFRRLCRALDRHYSPLSHFLVFLAGMLATLLCVALTPANQYL